The Candidatus Methanomethylicota archaeon genome has a segment encoding these proteins:
- a CDS encoding M20/M25/M40 family metallo-hydrolase, giving the protein MSHSELVKAIDESSSEIVSFLRSIIRFNTVNPPGNELPLAQYICDYMSREGVECEVIESGDGRGNVIARLPGEDDSKRLLYLSHLDVVPAVNASLWSHDPFSGDVEGDWIYGRGALDCKSLVTAEAFSLIMLKRLGIKPKYTLIFASTADEEAGGWRGVGWIVSKFPEKVKADYVINEGGGLAIRGRGGRVIYLVDVCEKGYCNVKIKVSGKGGHSSTPYTTGNALYLMGLIIKKLYEYEPPTYKFSLVEECIKSVFEGIAGLPGSIIARMIFSPMRPLAMALLSKFNPNITRFLKSLMGLTIAPTIAKSGEKENVIPSYAELVVNCRLLPGQDDKYVLSVVRDALSGIGGFEIESLGWFPASYSDIDLKFFNSMESTLKLLMPKVDVKLAPFVMPGSSDSRFLRSLGAKVYGFSPMNPNLNYVELMNLAHGVNEKIDVNSLLLSTKFLAILPITMNI; this is encoded by the coding sequence ATGTCTCATAGTGAATTGGTTAAAGCTATAGATGAATCTTCTTCGGAAATAGTTTCCTTCCTTAGATCCATAATTAGGTTTAATACTGTTAATCCACCTGGAAATGAGCTCCCCCTAGCTCAGTATATATGTGATTACATGTCCCGTGAGGGGGTTGAATGTGAGGTTATTGAGTCTGGGGATGGTAGGGGGAATGTGATTGCAAGACTTCCCGGTGAAGATGATTCTAAACGCCTCCTATACCTTTCACATTTGGATGTTGTCCCAGCAGTTAATGCTTCACTTTGGAGTCATGATCCATTCTCCGGTGATGTTGAGGGTGATTGGATATATGGTAGGGGTGCATTGGATTGCAAGAGCCTTGTTACCGCTGAAGCCTTCTCCCTAATAATGCTTAAACGTTTGGGGATTAAGCCGAAATACACGTTGATATTTGCTTCCACAGCGGATGAAGAGGCTGGTGGCTGGAGGGGGGTTGGGTGGATTGTATCGAAATTTCCGGAGAAGGTTAAGGCTGATTATGTGATAAATGAGGGTGGTGGTTTAGCCATTAGGGGGAGGGGTGGTAGAGTCATCTATTTGGTGGATGTATGTGAGAAGGGGTATTGCAATGTTAAGATTAAGGTTTCAGGTAAGGGTGGGCATTCTTCAACTCCATATACAACTGGGAATGCATTGTACTTGATGGGTCTCATCATTAAGAAGCTTTATGAATATGAACCCCCAACGTACAAGTTTAGCTTGGTGGAGGAATGCATTAAGAGTGTTTTTGAGGGGATTGCTGGGCTACCTGGATCCATTATTGCACGAATGATATTTTCACCCATGCGTCCATTGGCAATGGCTCTCCTCTCAAAATTTAACCCTAACATCACTAGATTTCTCAAATCACTCATGGGTTTAACTATTGCTCCAACCATTGCTAAGAGTGGTGAGAAGGAGAATGTTATTCCAAGCTATGCTGAGTTGGTGGTGAATTGTAGGCTTCTACCTGGTCAAGATGATAAGTATGTTTTATCTGTAGTTAGGGATGCATTATCTGGTATTGGTGGATTTGAAATTGAGAGTTTAGGTTGGTTTCCAGCTTCCTATTCCGATATTGATTTGAAATTCTTCAATTCCATGGAGTCCACCTTAAAACTGTTAATGCCAAAAGTTGATGTTAAGTTGGCGCCATTCGTAATGCCCGGCTCTTCTGATAGTAGGTTTCTGCGTAGTCTTGGAGCTAAGGTTTATGGCTTTTCACCTATGAATCCAAATCTAAATTATGTTGAGTTGATGAATTTGGCTCATGGAGTTAATGAGAAGATTGATGTTAATAGCTTGTTGCTTTCAACGAAGTTTTTAGCAATCCTCCCCATAACCATGAACATTTAA
- a CDS encoding C-GCAxxG-C-C family protein, producing MKGDEENVVEEALSNMSLGYTCSESIVLAMSKYLKIETNIIPKIATGFSAGIGRMGDVCGAISGGIMIIGLIYGRSNPNDTERYEKCIGKVQKLIMEFKNRNGEIDCEKLIGLKLSRAEDREKFRVEKVKERFCMKFVKDVINILMGILNEGEGLNVHGYGEDC from the coding sequence ATGAAAGGGGATGAGGAGAATGTTGTGGAAGAAGCGCTAAGTAACATGAGCTTAGGATACACATGCTCAGAATCCATTGTATTGGCCATGAGCAAATACCTAAAGATCGAAACAAATATTATCCCAAAAATAGCCACAGGATTCTCCGCAGGAATTGGTAGGATGGGGGATGTATGTGGAGCCATAAGTGGGGGAATTATGATTATCGGATTAATTTATGGTAGATCAAACCCAAATGACACAGAAAGATACGAGAAATGCATAGGGAAAGTGCAGAAACTGATAATGGAATTCAAGAATAGGAATGGGGAGATAGATTGCGAAAAACTCATAGGATTAAAGCTGAGTAGAGCTGAAGATAGGGAGAAATTTAGAGTGGAAAAAGTTAAGGAGAGGTTTTGCATGAAATTCGTTAAAGACGTAATAAACATTCTAATGGGAATTCTGAATGAAGGTGAAGGCTTAAATGTTCATGGTTATGGGGAGGATTGCTAA
- a CDS encoding TldD/PmbA family protein: MSQLSDVLSIMDEAFKGGVESDFTEIRFHRRRELSVLVRNGEVERVGGGSISGFCARSLVNGVWGFSSTTEISSSGVKSIIESSVKSAKALIGRSVRRVQLKDRKTFRDTYITPMKKDPLNLNVEDMVKECLEVHKFIRSISPLITLDSISMGVIDDYHVYSSSDGSFIIQRIVRCSGGCSVTAREAGNIATGYESVGAQSGMEIFEETPLIGAAEIAAKRAVRLVNAKLPKGGFHKVVLDKDIVGLLAHEAVGHTAEADLVYSGSYLSGKIGVKIVSPLITLVDDGRFERGFGTVMYDDEGTPTQKTVIIDKGVCSGYLHSRETAYEMGFEPTGNARAWTFEYDPIIRMRNTYIEAGDYEFEELLEDVDYGYLLIGGRGGQADSTGEFMFGVQEVVEIKNGELGEHYRGVTISGNAFEVLSLVDAVGKDFALRRGMCGKEQPNFVGMGGPSLRTKIIVGGGR; the protein is encoded by the coding sequence ATGTCCCAGTTAAGTGATGTTTTGAGTATTATGGATGAAGCCTTCAAGGGAGGGGTTGAGTCGGATTTCACTGAGATTAGGTTTCATAGGAGGCGTGAATTATCGGTTCTCGTTAGGAATGGGGAGGTGGAGAGGGTTGGCGGAGGATCTATTTCAGGTTTCTGTGCTAGGAGTCTTGTTAATGGTGTGTGGGGCTTTTCATCCACAACGGAAATCTCCAGTAGTGGTGTTAAATCCATCATTGAATCTTCAGTGAAGTCTGCTAAAGCTCTCATTGGGCGTAGTGTTAGGAGGGTTCAATTGAAGGATAGGAAGACTTTTAGGGATACCTATATTACGCCGATGAAGAAGGATCCATTGAATTTGAATGTTGAGGATATGGTTAAGGAGTGTCTTGAAGTTCATAAGTTCATTAGAAGCATATCCCCACTAATAACCTTAGACTCCATTAGCATGGGCGTTATCGACGATTACCATGTATACTCCAGTAGTGATGGCTCCTTCATAATTCAGAGGATTGTTAGATGTTCTGGTGGATGTTCCGTTACGGCTAGGGAAGCTGGGAACATTGCCACTGGATATGAGAGTGTTGGAGCTCAATCTGGTATGGAGATATTTGAGGAAACACCATTAATTGGAGCCGCTGAAATTGCAGCTAAACGTGCCGTTAGGCTTGTGAATGCAAAGCTTCCTAAGGGGGGCTTTCATAAGGTAGTCTTAGATAAGGATATAGTTGGTTTATTGGCGCATGAAGCTGTAGGTCATACTGCTGAAGCTGATCTAGTTTATTCTGGAAGCTACCTTTCTGGGAAGATTGGTGTGAAGATAGTTTCCCCACTGATAACATTAGTTGATGATGGTAGGTTTGAGAGGGGGTTTGGAACTGTGATGTATGATGATGAAGGTACACCCACACAGAAAACGGTCATAATTGATAAGGGGGTTTGTAGTGGATACCTGCATTCTAGGGAGACTGCTTATGAAATGGGTTTTGAGCCCACTGGGAATGCTAGGGCTTGGACTTTTGAATATGACCCAATAATTAGGATGAGGAACACGTACATTGAAGCTGGGGATTATGAATTTGAGGAGTTGCTTGAAGATGTAGACTATGGTTATCTACTCATTGGTGGTAGGGGTGGTCAAGCTGATTCAACTGGTGAGTTCATGTTTGGTGTTCAAGAAGTTGTTGAGATAAAGAATGGTGAGCTTGGTGAGCATTATAGGGGGGTTACAATTAGCGGTAATGCCTTTGAAGTTTTAAGTCTCGTTGATGCTGTTGGGAAGGATTTTGCTTTGAGGAGGGGGATGTGTGGTAAGGAGCAACCAAACTTTGTTGGTATGGGTGGACCAAGCCTTAGGACTAAGATAATTGTGGGTGGAGGGAGGTGA
- a CDS encoding TldD/PmbA family protein, whose product MPSTFEIAEKAVRITCNMGANEAEAYVERSKVLEVFLERNDFKTVRVKWHAGIGIRAIYNKKVGFSYASSLTSSSVEEVCREAFKNAKLSPELKDWVSLPSPMPLPKVEGTFCNEIANISESQLVDLAKRGYEAIFEADKRARCDDGKISAVVEETVIANSNGILVGEEGTAISGYIVCVASEAGKTSSFATSSGNARMLSQFKPEDIGREAALLAVRSLNPRKIESFKGKVLLEWMPVTSIILPVIGFSVNADMVQRKSSLWAGKIGERVCSSNISIVDDGTLPGGMATSRFDDEGVARRVTPIISNGVLKSYLYDSYTAFKESRESTGNAGRASYASMPSISFSNVIFNEGVKSIDELISEVDRGLLVGRFSGNVEPASGIFSGTVKQSVYIENGEVKFAVEETMISGNVFQLLSGNVVLGKPRRMLGGAHVPPILLEDVNIISKT is encoded by the coding sequence ATGCCTTCAACCTTTGAGATAGCTGAGAAGGCTGTTAGAATCACTTGTAATATGGGTGCAAATGAAGCTGAAGCCTACGTGGAGCGTAGCAAGGTTTTAGAGGTGTTCTTGGAGCGTAATGACTTCAAAACCGTTAGGGTTAAATGGCATGCTGGTATAGGCATTAGAGCAATATACAATAAGAAGGTTGGCTTCTCATATGCTTCAAGCTTAACATCCTCAAGTGTAGAGGAAGTTTGTAGAGAGGCTTTCAAGAATGCTAAGCTTTCACCTGAATTGAAGGATTGGGTTTCACTGCCAAGTCCAATGCCTCTACCAAAAGTTGAAGGCACCTTCTGCAATGAAATTGCCAACATCTCTGAATCGCAGCTTGTGGATCTCGCCAAGAGGGGGTATGAAGCTATATTTGAAGCTGATAAGAGGGCTAGATGTGATGATGGCAAGATATCTGCAGTTGTTGAGGAGACTGTTATAGCTAATAGTAATGGTATCCTCGTTGGAGAGGAGGGGACTGCGATAAGTGGTTATATTGTTTGTGTGGCTTCTGAAGCTGGTAAAACTTCAAGCTTCGCCACTAGTAGTGGTAATGCTAGGATGTTATCACAATTTAAACCTGAAGACATTGGGCGTGAAGCTGCATTACTTGCAGTTAGATCTCTTAATCCACGTAAAATTGAATCCTTTAAGGGTAAAGTGTTGCTGGAATGGATGCCAGTTACAAGCATAATACTCCCAGTAATTGGGTTTAGTGTTAATGCTGACATGGTTCAGAGGAAGAGTAGCTTATGGGCTGGGAAGATTGGTGAAAGGGTGTGTTCAAGCAATATTAGTATTGTGGATGATGGAACTCTTCCGGGAGGGATGGCTACATCAAGATTTGATGATGAAGGTGTGGCTAGGAGAGTTACTCCAATAATATCCAATGGTGTTTTGAAGAGTTACCTCTACGACTCATATACTGCATTTAAGGAGTCTAGGGAGAGTACTGGTAATGCTGGTAGAGCATCCTATGCCTCCATGCCATCAATATCATTTTCAAATGTGATTTTCAATGAGGGGGTTAAGAGCATTGATGAACTCATTTCAGAAGTGGATAGAGGCCTACTTGTTGGTAGGTTTAGTGGGAATGTAGAGCCTGCATCTGGAATATTCTCTGGAACTGTTAAGCAGAGTGTATACATTGAGAATGGTGAGGTAAAGTTTGCAGTTGAGGAGACCATGATATCTGGGAATGTATTCCAACTTTTAAGTGGAAATGTGGTTTTGGGGAAGCCTAGGAGGATGCTGGGAGGTGCACATGTCCCTCCAATATTGCTGGAAGATGTGAACATAATATCTAAAACATAA
- the asnS gene encoding asparagine--tRNA ligase, with protein sequence METIRGWVLKKREHGNIIFIDLRNRDGITQCVVRRGNVSNEDWNKAEELTQESSIILKGEWRLEDRAPRGREFVVNGIEIVHLAETPYPLGKKEHSPETLMEKRHLAVRGQRYQAIFRVRSEILRASREYFMNNGYVEVSPPIIVTTACEGGATLFKIDYFDTPAYLTQSSQLYLEIMIFTYEKVWCLAPSFRAEKSRTRRHLAEFWHLEAEAAWMNLDELMKLEEELVSYICHSVAERCPYELKLLNRNPEELLGIEPPFKRISYEEAIEELRKEGVNINVGDEIGGDEEYILTKKHNKPIFLVGYPLKYKPFYVKELKDKSGMGATVDLLAPEGYGEMATGGEREDNIEKLVERIKGEGFNPENYDWYLDLRRYGSVPHAGFGMGIDRLTWWICKLDHIRDAVPFPRLFRTGKMI encoded by the coding sequence ATGGAGACTATACGTGGATGGGTTTTAAAGAAGAGGGAACATGGAAACATAATATTCATAGACTTGAGGAATAGGGATGGGATAACGCAATGCGTAGTTAGAAGAGGAAATGTGAGTAATGAAGACTGGAATAAAGCTGAAGAGTTAACTCAAGAATCAAGCATAATACTTAAGGGGGAATGGAGGCTTGAAGATAGAGCGCCAAGAGGTAGGGAATTCGTGGTTAATGGCATAGAGATAGTGCATCTAGCAGAAACACCATACCCACTTGGGAAGAAGGAGCACTCCCCAGAAACATTGATGGAGAAGAGGCATCTAGCCGTTAGGGGACAGAGATATCAAGCAATATTTAGGGTTAGAAGCGAAATACTTAGAGCCAGCAGAGAATACTTCATGAACAATGGATACGTAGAGGTTTCACCACCAATAATAGTTACAACAGCATGTGAGGGAGGGGCAACACTATTCAAAATAGATTACTTCGACACACCAGCATATTTAACGCAGAGCTCACAACTATACCTGGAAATAATGATATTCACATATGAGAAAGTTTGGTGCTTAGCACCATCCTTCAGAGCTGAAAAATCGAGAACTAGGAGGCATCTAGCGGAATTCTGGCACCTAGAAGCTGAAGCAGCATGGATGAACCTAGATGAATTAATGAAACTAGAGGAGGAGCTAGTCTCATACATATGCCACTCAGTGGCGGAGAGATGCCCATACGAACTCAAACTCCTAAACAGAAATCCAGAAGAACTCTTGGGGATAGAGCCACCATTCAAAAGGATAAGCTACGAAGAAGCAATAGAAGAACTTAGAAAGGAGGGGGTAAACATAAATGTTGGAGATGAAATAGGTGGAGATGAAGAATACATACTAACTAAAAAGCATAACAAACCAATATTCCTAGTTGGATACCCATTGAAGTACAAGCCATTCTACGTTAAGGAATTGAAGGATAAAAGTGGTATGGGTGCAACTGTAGACCTACTTGCACCAGAAGGTTACGGTGAAATGGCCACTGGAGGGGAGAGGGAAGATAACATAGAAAAACTAGTTGAAAGGATAAAGGGGGAAGGATTTAACCCAGAAAACTATGACTGGTACCTGGATTTGAGGAGGTATGGCTCCGTACCACATGCAGGATTTGGAATGGGTATAGATAGATTGACATGGTGGATATGCAAATTAGATCACATAAGAGATGCAGTTCCATTCCCAAGACTATTCAGAACTGGCAAAATGATTTAA
- a CDS encoding ferredoxin family protein, producing MGITIEIDHDKCTGEGECVRVCPTSVYKLVNGKSVAENIDNCIQCCACVVACPTQAIKHSSCG from the coding sequence CTGGGAATAACCATCGAGATAGATCACGACAAATGCACTGGCGAAGGAGAATGCGTCAGAGTATGCCCAACATCAGTATACAAGCTAGTGAATGGGAAATCAGTAGCGGAAAACATAGATAACTGCATACAGTGCTGCGCATGTGTAGTAGCATGCCCCACTCAAGCGATAAAACATAGCTCATGTGGTTAG
- the ppdK gene encoding pyruvate, phosphate dikinase, protein MVYTFDEADPNNVKLLGGKGAGLCLMMQQGLPVPPGIIITTEVCRMFYEAGEKLPDGLMDEVRGKMKYIEEKTGKRFGDPENPLLVSVRSGAPVSMPGMMDTVLNLGINDVIVKGLAKQMRDERAAYDAYRRFLQMFGRIVLGIDEKLFNEVFEEVKRKYGAKTDAELGVEGLREVVEKFKGIIKREYGELIEDPWKQLELAIKAVFKSWNSPRAVFYRKANNITPDIADGTAVSIVAMVFGNIGETSGTGVVFSRNPATGENELYGEFLETAQGEDVVAGIRTPKPVSELKKLNPKLYEELYAGAKLLERVKKEVQDIEFTVERGKIYFLQTRNGKLGPIARVKTVVDMVKEGILTREEALLRVSPNHVIQLLYPRIDASVKASPIASGLPSSPGAVSGMVVFTADEAVEWSKQGKRVILVREETKPDDVHGMYASVGILTSRGGMTSHAAVVARAIGKPCVVGCEDIVVDYDNKLFRVKGKDVVVREGEYITIDGFSGNVYLGIVPTVEPKIPPELEELLSWADEFRRLGVRANADIPEDAEIARKFGAEGIGLLRTERMFRAPDRLEVFRNVILSSDADERRRNLEKLVPLLKKDFIEILKVMNGLPVIIRLFDPPLHEFLPKESELMSEIMDLKLKGKFEEAAEKEKLLKRVSMLTEANPMMGHRGVRVGVVYPEIYMAQAKAIFEAVAELIKNGYDIKVSVMIPQVSDVKELIYVKEHAVDVAHRDVESKYGIKVPYKYGTMIEVVRACLTADEIARVAEFFSFGTNDLTQAVYTFSRDDAEAKFLPKYLELGILEFNPFETIDVKGVGKLMKMCVEEARKVRKDIEIGICGEHGGDPKSIEFCHKIGLDYVSASPYRILVARLAAAHAALKEKGLKLAEY, encoded by the coding sequence ATGGTCTACACATTTGATGAGGCAGATCCAAATAATGTTAAGTTGCTTGGAGGTAAGGGTGCGGGGCTTTGTTTAATGATGCAGCAGGGGTTGCCAGTTCCTCCGGGAATAATAATAACCACTGAAGTTTGTAGAATGTTTTATGAGGCTGGGGAGAAGCTTCCAGATGGTTTAATGGATGAAGTTAGAGGGAAGATGAAGTATATTGAGGAGAAGACTGGGAAGAGGTTTGGTGATCCTGAGAATCCATTGCTTGTTTCGGTTAGGTCTGGTGCACCTGTATCCATGCCTGGAATGATGGATACAGTTTTGAATCTTGGGATTAATGATGTTATTGTTAAGGGTTTAGCTAAGCAGATGAGGGATGAGCGTGCTGCATATGATGCCTATAGGAGATTCCTTCAAATGTTTGGGAGGATTGTGCTTGGAATTGATGAGAAGCTTTTCAATGAAGTTTTCGAGGAAGTTAAACGTAAGTATGGTGCTAAGACTGATGCTGAACTTGGTGTTGAAGGGCTTAGGGAGGTTGTTGAGAAGTTTAAGGGCATTATTAAACGGGAGTATGGTGAGCTAATTGAAGATCCATGGAAACAATTGGAGCTTGCAATAAAAGCTGTATTTAAATCTTGGAATTCTCCGAGGGCAGTCTTCTATAGGAAGGCTAACAATATAACCCCAGATATAGCTGATGGAACTGCAGTTTCCATTGTTGCAATGGTTTTTGGTAATATAGGTGAAACTTCAGGTACTGGTGTTGTCTTCTCGAGGAATCCCGCCACTGGTGAAAATGAGTTGTATGGTGAATTCCTCGAGACTGCTCAAGGTGAGGATGTGGTTGCAGGGATTAGAACTCCTAAACCTGTTAGTGAACTTAAAAAGTTGAATCCAAAACTCTATGAGGAATTGTATGCTGGAGCAAAACTTTTAGAACGTGTTAAGAAGGAGGTTCAAGATATAGAGTTCACTGTGGAGCGTGGAAAGATATACTTCCTACAGACTAGGAATGGTAAGCTTGGACCAATAGCTAGGGTTAAAACTGTTGTGGATATGGTTAAGGAGGGTATATTGACAAGGGAGGAAGCTCTGCTTAGAGTTTCACCCAATCACGTTATACAATTATTGTATCCAAGGATAGATGCTTCAGTTAAAGCTTCACCAATAGCTTCAGGGCTTCCATCATCTCCGGGGGCTGTTTCCGGGATGGTGGTTTTCACAGCTGATGAAGCTGTGGAATGGAGTAAGCAAGGTAAGAGGGTTATATTGGTTAGGGAGGAAACGAAGCCTGATGATGTTCATGGAATGTATGCTTCAGTGGGGATATTGACTAGTAGGGGTGGTATGACTAGCCATGCAGCTGTGGTTGCTAGGGCTATTGGGAAGCCATGTGTGGTTGGATGTGAAGATATAGTTGTGGATTATGATAATAAGCTTTTCAGAGTTAAGGGTAAGGATGTCGTTGTTAGGGAGGGTGAATACATAACCATTGATGGATTTTCTGGGAATGTGTATTTAGGCATCGTTCCAACGGTTGAACCTAAGATTCCACCTGAATTGGAGGAGCTTCTCTCATGGGCTGATGAGTTTAGGAGGCTTGGGGTTAGAGCCAATGCAGATATACCTGAGGATGCTGAGATAGCTAGGAAGTTTGGGGCTGAGGGTATAGGTTTATTGAGAACTGAGAGGATGTTTAGAGCTCCAGATAGACTTGAAGTGTTTAGGAATGTGATATTATCTTCTGATGCTGATGAAAGGAGGAGGAATCTCGAGAAGCTTGTCCCACTATTGAAGAAGGATTTCATTGAAATCCTTAAGGTTATGAATGGACTTCCAGTAATAATAAGATTATTTGATCCCCCACTACACGAGTTCCTTCCAAAGGAGTCTGAGCTCATGTCTGAGATTATGGATTTAAAGTTGAAGGGAAAGTTTGAGGAGGCTGCTGAGAAGGAGAAGCTTCTTAAGAGAGTTTCAATGTTGACTGAAGCTAACCCAATGATGGGTCATAGGGGAGTTAGGGTTGGAGTTGTTTATCCAGAGATTTATATGGCTCAAGCTAAGGCAATATTTGAAGCTGTTGCAGAGCTAATTAAAAATGGATATGACATTAAAGTTTCAGTAATGATACCGCAGGTTAGCGATGTTAAGGAACTAATATATGTTAAGGAGCATGCCGTTGATGTGGCTCATAGGGATGTTGAATCCAAGTATGGAATTAAAGTTCCATATAAGTATGGGACTATGATAGAGGTTGTACGTGCATGTCTAACTGCTGATGAAATTGCCCGTGTAGCGGAATTCTTCAGCTTTGGAACCAACGATCTTACACAAGCAGTATACACATTCAGTAGGGATGATGCTGAAGCAAAGTTTCTGCCAAAGTATCTTGAGCTTGGAATATTGGAGTTCAACCCATTTGAGACCATTGATGTCAAGGGTGTTGGGAAACTCATGAAGATGTGTGTTGAGGAGGCTAGGAAGGTTAGGAAGGATATTGAGATAGGGATTTGCGGTGAGCATGGGGGAGACCCGAAGAGCATAGAATTCTGCCATAAGATCGGCTTGGATTATGTTAGTGCTTCACCATACCGTATACTTGTAGCTAGACTTGCAGCTGCACATGCGGCTTTAAAGGAGAAGGGGCTAAAACTAGCCGAATACTAG
- a CDS encoding MGMT family protein: protein MTILVYDVNKGRIRRAKLEDYVEIVKALMQLIPEGRVSTYGSIAKALKINPKLVGKIVKMNDEPVIYPCHRIVKSDGSFGGYSGLGGTIFKKRLLEFEGVKVSKNGKILSEHISDIMDLLC from the coding sequence ATGACAATACTAGTATACGATGTCAATAAGGGAAGGATTAGGAGGGCAAAATTAGAGGATTACGTGGAGATCGTTAAGGCACTCATGCAATTAATTCCAGAGGGGAGGGTATCAACATATGGAAGCATAGCTAAAGCTTTAAAAATAAACCCAAAACTGGTTGGGAAGATTGTTAAAATGAATGATGAACCAGTAATCTACCCATGCCATAGGATAGTAAAGAGTGATGGAAGTTTTGGTGGATATAGTGGACTTGGAGGAACTATATTTAAGAAAAGGTTACTGGAATTTGAAGGTGTAAAAGTATCAAAAAATGGTAAGATTTTATCTGAACATATTTCAGACATTATGGACTTACTATGCTAG
- a CDS encoding 4Fe-4S ferredoxin: MKILELRDLMETNSASRELRDKRRILLIGSCLTYEHPEIVEKYVEGRVALKVCLEREHFNMACLKLASIVARVPIEEIVVLTVDGSPHCIQLHFMMDEVEKVTGKTLNVKHVVVYRGREVEVDRSRVKKARYLSKLPGDLDDNTSIRCQ, encoded by the coding sequence ATGAAAATATTGGAGTTGAGGGATTTAATGGAGACGAACTCCGCAAGCAGAGAGCTTAGAGATAAAAGGAGGATACTACTCATAGGATCATGCCTAACATATGAGCATCCGGAAATAGTGGAGAAGTACGTTGAGGGGAGAGTTGCATTAAAAGTATGTCTGGAAAGGGAACACTTCAACATGGCATGCCTAAAACTAGCCTCAATAGTGGCAAGAGTGCCCATAGAGGAAATAGTGGTGCTAACAGTAGATGGATCACCACACTGCATACAATTACACTTCATGATGGATGAAGTTGAAAAGGTAACGGGTAAAACGCTCAACGTGAAACACGTAGTCGTATATAGGGGGAGGGAGGTAGAAGTTGATAGGAGTAGGGTTAAGAAAGCTAGATACTTATCAAAACTCCCAGGCGATTTAGATGACAATACTAGTATACGATGTCAATAA
- a CDS encoding 3'-phosphoesterase, translating into MSGEERIFVVHRHEARRLHWDLRLEMNGVLKSWAVPKEPPTEKGVKRLAIMVEDHPLEYANFQGVIPEGHYGAGKVEIWDKGTYKPIEVTDKKIVFQLNGEKLKGEYVLLKYDKSGENNWLFFKK; encoded by the coding sequence ATGAGTGGAGAAGAACGTATATTCGTAGTTCATAGGCATGAGGCGAGAAGGCTACATTGGGATCTGAGACTTGAAATGAATGGTGTGTTAAAGAGCTGGGCTGTCCCAAAAGAACCCCCAACTGAGAAGGGGGTTAAGAGATTGGCTATCATGGTTGAAGACCACCCACTGGAATACGCAAACTTCCAAGGGGTAATACCTGAGGGGCATTATGGAGCTGGAAAAGTGGAAATATGGGATAAGGGGACATATAAGCCAATAGAAGTTACGGATAAGAAGATAGTATTCCAACTGAATGGGGAGAAGCTTAAGGGGGAATACGTACTATTAAAGTATGATAAGAGTGGTGAAAACAATTGGCTCTTCTTCAAGAAATAG